Genomic segment of Jaculus jaculus isolate mJacJac1 chromosome 6, mJacJac1.mat.Y.cur, whole genome shotgun sequence:
CAGATTCTTTTTGGGAGACAGAGTCCACATTGCCCAGGTTGGACTCAAACTAGTGATCTCACAATCCTCCCAGCAGCAAGCACTACTGGCGCTGCTTTCAAAGAACTACTGGGCTCCAGAGTAGTCACAAGCCAGTGAGAAGAGCATTCATGGTGAGATCTACCGGTTCTCAGCCAGGGCTGTGTGGAAACATGTGGGGCATCTGGGGTGACAGGGTATGGAAGTACCAGTGCCATCTAGTGGCCAGCATCCAGGACAGTTGCTACAAGAATAGGGCAGTCCCACACGAGGAGGATTGGTCTGCTCAAAGGCTGTTATTTGAAAGGACTTGCTGTGGGACTACCTAGCATTGTGATATTATAAGACAGACTCAAGAGGTTTCACTCCAAAGGTAGCTGAGAAAGGAGCAAACCAAGCACATACTCAGAATGGCTCACAGGGAATACTGGTACAAGGATCAGCGTCCTTCTGGGAGCCCTGACCACTCCAGCTATGAGCAGAGGAGGTGCGTTCTGAGGGAGACCAAGGCTGCCCCCGGCTGTACGCAGACCACCATCCCATGGATGACTTGGGCGTCTCTCTCCATGGGAGCTGGGCCCCACCATCCTTCATGCCCAGACATACTCACACTCACACCATGCTCCAGGACCACTTTCTACCCATGCAGAGAGAGACCACCTGCTCTACTTCTTGGGTACACATGGAATACAGAACTCAATCTCCCAGCCATCAAGTAAAGAGGATAGAGTGGCTGCCAAGGCCCACTGGGCCCACATTTGGGGACAAAGGCACTGAGACCGTCCCAGGGTGGCCAAAAGGCAGTGGAGGAGCCACTCTGGCACAGTCTCAGCTTGAGGCCAAGCAATGTGTGCACATCCCCCACATGCCAGGCACAAGGCTACCCCAGGCTAGCCCTTCCCGGGCTCACTGAGGGTCTGGACTGGCTGGAGCCAGAATGCCATGCAGGCTTGTCACCTAACCCACACGGGAGCTGTTTTTCCTCCAAACATTTTGCCAAAGGGGAGAAGTAGGCGGGGTCACAGACTGTGGCACTGACAGCATTTCACCAATACCCCAGAGGCTCCACAGGCTGGGGCCACGCCTTGTGCCCCTCAGTGGTCACCGCAGAGACTCTGTGGGGTCCAGGTCTGGGTGGTCACTGGCTTGCATCACGTCCACGTGGCTGTAGGACTTCCAAGCCTGCAGGTTACAGCTCCTCAAGATGCTTCCCAGCTGCTTCCCGGGGCCCACTTCAAACGTCCGGGGGAAGTCGGTGCCCTTCTTCCTCTCATAGATGGCATGCATTGTCTGCTCCCACTTCACTGGCGAGACCACCTGCTTCTCCAGCAGTTGCCGGATGTTCTGGGGATGCACGTACCTGTTCCCATTGATGTTAGAGTGGACAGCAACCAGAGGCTTCTTGATGTCAATCTCGCTTAGAACTTGTGCCAGGGGCCCCACGGCCGGCTCCATGAGGCGGGTATGGAAGGCCCCACTCACCGGCAGCATTTTGGTGCGTCTGAAGTGATACTTAGCAGAATTCTTTCGGAGAAACTGCAGAGCCTGAAGGGAAAGACAGGAGGCTGAAGCCAGGCGCATCCTGGGGAAATTGCAGAGACAAATGCTACTGCTGCGATGTCACCCTCATGCTGTGCATGGCATGTGGTGTGCATATCTCCACACGCACTTGTGTGGTGTGGGATGGGAACTAGGGGTTCGTGCACGCTAGGCTggagctctactactgagccacattCTTAGACCTCGAattgttgagacaaggtcctgGTATGTAGTCCAGACTAGCTTTCAACTCaagaccctcctgtctcagcatcttaatgctgggattacagatgtgcagatgtgtgtaaaCCATTGAATTATGAACTTTTTtgagagtctcgctctagctcaggatgacttgaaattcactctgtagtctcagggtggcctcgaattcatggtaatcctcctaccttggccttccaagtgttgggattaaaggcgtgtgccaccactcctggccctatTTCCCTCCTTAGTTCCAGTTCCACTTGGTAGTAAAGTCAGTACCCCAGTGGTCCTTTTCTGCAGCAGACATTCACCCATCCCAACTGGGAAAGAGAGCACAGCACCCTATGAAAGCTGGCGAGCGGAAGCATGAGTTTGTCTTCTTCACACCCTGActcttatcttccttccttcttccctccctctcttcctgccctctttccttccttccttcctttcttaaagaaagaggcagacagagaatgggtgcacaactttaatctcagcactcaggaggcaagaggtaggaggatcactgtgaatttcaggccctgagactccatagtgaatttcaggtcagtctggactagagtgagaccctacctcaggggggggaaaaaaaccacaaaaaccccacaatataaaaattaaaaaaaataaaaataaggccaggCAACAACAGAAGCAGCTCTGTCCTCAAAGGAAGCAACAGGCTAGAGGCTTGTGAGGAGTCAGAATGGCTCAGGGAAGGCGCCAGATGACTTGGTCTAGTTGATGTCCTGACATGGGCTGGCAACTGTTCCAGAAACCTCCACCTGCAGTGGAGTGGGCAGCAGCCTGACAAACTTCCCCCTTCTTCAGAACACACTCCCCTGGCCCTCAAACACTTCCTCCAGACCACACTCTGGGGCCACACGGCTGTGAAGTGATTCCCCTCAGGGCCTGCGACGGTAGTTCCCATTAGCACCAACCTCGAGGTGTCCTGCGATCACCCTGCAATCAGGAGAGAGGTAGCTGGACACCACGCACACGGGGTTCTCAATGCCCAAAGACTGGCAGTGTTCTCGAGCTTCCAGACAGGCAAAGGAGAACTTGGACTGACTCTGGCCGAGGACAGACAGCATCCCACTGGGGACAGCTTCGGAAGCTTCCTGCATGGCTTCAGCTCGGACCTTCACTGCATACAGACCTAGCAGAGAAAAACGTGCCCCTAGAAAGGTCAGAACACACagagcaggggagatggctcagttgttagagCACCTGCTGTGCACGGGGACCTGACTTTGGACGCCCTGCATCAGTGTAAATGCTGGGCACAGTAGTATGTCTCAATCAAGGAGCTAACCCCTGAAAGCCATGCTAGGTCAGTGCTTCTCGCCTGGGGTCACTTCTGCCCTTGAGGCAGGATCTGGAAATACTTTGCAGTTGTCATAACTTGGAGAAGGGCCTACTGACTGGTGCAGGGTAGAGAGCAGAGAGGCTGCAGCAGGGAACACCCTGCAATGCACAGGAAAGGCCAAAGCCCCACCAGTGCTGCTGCTGAGAAGCCCGGAAGGATAGGAAGAAGCAGGCTGGGAGCTTCACTGCCTCAAGCAAGCCCCAACCTTgccccagagcagctgtggcccATACAGTGCTCAGCCTATGGTAGGAAAGCAGGAGGAAACACTGGACGGTGGAGGGAATGAGTAGATATCCTCCCATGTGGGTGTCAAACCAGTGACTGTAACAAATGCCCCATGAAGAAACTCAACACAACACTGTAAGCATCCAGTGATGCAATAAACTGGGTCCACACAACACTTTTCAGGAAAGTTTCATTAGGATATAGAGATATGAAAGTTTCcccttttgctgggcatggtggtgcacacctttaatcccagcactggggaggcagatgtaggaggatagccatgagttcgaggccaccctgagactacatagtgaattcctggtcagccttggctagaagtagaccctacctcaaaaaacaaaacaaataaaataataaataaataagacagaaagaaatagctATTGATTCCTTTAGGTGTCAAAGGGATCAGTGAACTCTGGTCATTGAACTCCAGTGCCAAACCTTCTGCTCCCTTCTCTACAACTCTTAAGACAGTCTAGTATCATTGTTGGCAACGTCCTTGTCCCCAGCAGGCCACACCCTGCACAAAACCAGGCCCCTTctcttggcatggtggcacatgcctttaatcccagcacttggaaggcagaggtaggaggatcaccatgagttcgaagccagcctgagaatacataatgaattgcaggtcagcctgggctacagtgaaaccctacatcaaaaaacaaacaacaacaaaaacaggctccTTCTAGCGTACCTTCAGAAAATTCCATGGCTCCAGCAAATACTAGGGCTGCAAATTCTCCCACACTGAATCCAGCCGCAGCAACACAGTTCTCAATGACCTGTGGTGACAGATGCAGAACGTGAGGACAGATAATCTGGAGGTGCTCAATCCCAGGGCTCTGCATGGACAACTGGCAGGGTGGTCACATGTCCTTGTATGCCCAGTCCAACTGGCCTGGCACTCTAAACTAAAAGACATACAAAGACAGCCTTCGGATGAGGCAGGCTGAAGTCCAGTAAACTCTGGTCACAGTGACTCCAACCCACAGCTCtggattctcttgcctccacctggAACAGCTGCggcttcttttttcaaggtagggtctcactctagcccaggctgacctggaattcactgtgtagtctcagggcagccttaaatggtgatcctcctacctctgcctcctgagtaccgggattaaagacaagagccaccatgcctggcttggggcAGCTTCTTAAGACATGGGTacaggagccaggcatagtggcgcatgcctttagtcccagcacttgggaggcagagataggaggatcactgtgagttcgaggccaccctgagactcctagtgaattccaggtgagcctgggctagagtgagaccctagctcgaacccccccccccaaaaaaaagacatgggCACAGGAACTAAGTTCACaatgttgagcatggtggcacatgggtgcCTTCCAAGCACTCAGGCTGGATTATAAATTTAGGGATAACCTGGGCCGCACAGAGATCTCAATCCCCTCCCTACAAAAAAGAAacgtgcgggctggagagatggcttagtggttaagcgcttgcctgtgaagcctaaggaccccggttcgaggctcggttccccaggtcccacgttagccagatgcacaagggggcgcacgcgtctggagttcgtttgcagtggctggtagccctggcgcgcccattctctccctccccctctctctctctctctctctctctgcctcgttctctgtctgttgctctcaaataaataaataaaaataaaccaaaaaaatttaaaaaaaataaaataaaataaaaataaaaaataagaaaaaaaaaacaaaaaagaaacgtGCATAACTTGTAAGTATGGCTTTTGAGGTCAGAGAGACTGGATTTTGCTTCCCTCTTCTATGAAACGAGGGGACAGCAGGACACACTGCTGCTGAGATAATTATGTGACAACATATCTGTGTCAGCACAAGCCTAGCCCAGAGTAAGCACTGAAATGGTCTCGCATGTCAATTCCAGCAACAACCCTAAGCCTGCTTTCCTCCTCGACCACAGTACTT
This window contains:
- the Mcat gene encoding malonyl-CoA-acyl carrier protein transacylase, mitochondrial, which codes for MSSRLSRAAGAWGVRCLRSASGFRVPRPPGVVDVAELLRDATSAGEEPCAARREPSQCSVLLFPGQGSQVVGMGRGLLGYPRVRELYEAARRVLGYDLLELSLNGPQEDLDRTVHCQPAVFVASLAAVEKLHHLQPAVIENCVAAAGFSVGEFAALVFAGAMEFSEGLYAVKVRAEAMQEASEAVPSGMLSVLGQSQSKFSFACLEAREHCQSLGIENPVCVVSSYLSPDCRVIAGHLEALQFLRKNSAKYHFRRTKMLPVSGAFHTRLMEPAVGPLAQVLSEIDIKKPLVAVHSNINGNRYVHPQNIRQLLEKQVVSPVKWEQTMHAIYERKKGTDFPRTFEVGPGKQLGSILRSCNLQAWKSYSHVDVMQASDHPDLDPTESLR